The DNA window TTATGAGCGGAGGGATCCTCAGCGCCGGCTGAAAAGCAGGCTGGCGACCAGGCCGAGTACCACAAGGCCGACCGCGGCGGTGGCCGCCGGGTGGTCGCGGGCCGATTTTTCGATCACCCTGCCCTGTTTGCGGATTGCCGGCATGGCATCCCGCAGCCGTCCAGCAAGATCCGAGTATGTATCAAGAGCGGCATCGCGACCGTCTTCATAGTACGCGCCACCCCGTTTTAACGTTGCCCTGCGCAACGCCGCGAGTTCCCTTGAGAGGGCCGCGACCTGCTTTTCGAGGTCGATGTCCGAAAGGGTCGAGAATGATGCCATCATGCGTTTCCTTGTCTTGCTGGACGACGTCTTGCAGAAGGAAACGTAACGCCTCACCCGAAGGCGAGTTCCGGCCCAAAGGCTTCAAAACGCGTCGTGCGGCGGTCAGCGCACCTGGTCAAGCAGACGCTTGCATTCCAGCAGATCGAACAGCGCCTCCTGCAGCAGCGCGCGGTTGTCGCGCGAGAGTTTCGACGCGTCCGGCTGAACCGGACCTTCCTCGTCGCTCTTGCCCAGGCCAAAAAAGCGGCGACTGGGCTTGACCCTTGGCTGGCCAACCAGCTCATCATCTCCACCGCGCGGCTGCGCCGCCGAGGTCAGCGGCACTTGGTCGGCCTGCTTCCGTTGCGAGATCGCCTCGACGGCCGCCATGTCACCATTACCGATGGCGACCAGGAAATGATTGCCGTTTTCGCGCAGCAGCTTCTGCACGCCCTTGATCGTGTAGCCCTGGTCGTAGAGCATGTGGCGGATGCCCTTGATCAGTTCGACATCCTGCGGCCGGTAGTAGCGACGGCCGCCGCCGCGCTTCATCGGCTTGATCTGGTTGAAGCGCGTCTCCCAGAAGCGCAGCACATGCTGCGGCAGGTCAAGATCTTCAGCGACCTCGCTGA is part of the Mesorhizobium loti genome and encodes:
- a CDS encoding MerR family transcriptional regulator; translation: MDKSPDAFRTISEVAEDLDLPQHVLRFWETRFNQIKPMKRGGGRRYYRPQDVELIKGIRHMLYDQGYTIKGVQKLLRENGNHFLVAIGNGDMAAVEAISQRKQADQVPLTSAAQPRGGDDELVGQPRVKPSRRFFGLGKSDEEGPVQPDASKLSRDNRALLQEALFDLLECKRLLDQVR